Proteins found in one Streptococcus criceti HS-6 genomic segment:
- a CDS encoding ABC transporter ATP-binding protein, with protein MADQKVLMALTGITKSYQNGDQELQVLKGIDLTVKEGEFLAIMGPSGSGKSTLMNIIGLLDKPTSGEYTLAGQAVERLSPKEQARVRNEELGFVFQQFFLLSKLNAQDNVELPLIYAGVGGSQRRKLAQQYLEKVELSDRSKHLPSELSGGQKQRVAIARALVNDPSIILADEPTGALDTKTSNQILELLSQLNEEGKTIIMVTHEPEIADYAKRKIVIRDGEITQDTTESVRID; from the coding sequence ATGGCTGATCAAAAAGTTTTAATGGCGCTCACAGGAATCACCAAGTCTTACCAGAACGGGGATCAAGAACTTCAGGTCCTGAAAGGCATTGACCTGACTGTTAAGGAGGGGGAATTTCTGGCTATTATGGGGCCTTCGGGTTCTGGGAAATCAACCTTGATGAATATCATCGGTCTTCTGGACAAGCCAACCTCGGGGGAATATACTCTGGCTGGGCAGGCTGTTGAGCGATTATCCCCAAAGGAACAGGCTCGCGTCCGTAACGAGGAGTTGGGATTCGTCTTTCAGCAGTTTTTCCTCTTATCCAAGCTTAATGCTCAAGATAATGTCGAGTTGCCTCTGATTTATGCAGGAGTTGGTGGTTCTCAAAGACGCAAATTAGCCCAGCAGTATTTGGAAAAGGTTGAATTGTCTGATCGCAGCAAGCACCTGCCATCTGAGTTATCAGGAGGACAGAAGCAGCGGGTGGCTATTGCCAGAGCTCTGGTTAACGATCCGTCAATTATCTTGGCCGATGAACCAACAGGAGCTTTGGATACCAAAACCAGCAATCAGATTTTGGAACTCTTATCCCAGCTCAATGAGGAAGGCAAGACCATTATCATGGTTACCCACGAGCCTGAGATTGCTGACTATGCCAAGCGTAAAATTGTTATTCGTGATGGTGAGATTACCCAAGACACGACCGAAAGTGTCCGGATTGATTAG
- a CDS encoding ABC transporter permease, with protein sequence MQNWKFALGSIMGHKMRSFLTMLGVIIGVASVSVVMAIGTGMRNFIGDQISKYQHDVQIYYSSDEDQYQDEGFGTDSASKNAPKIKEEWLQTISKNVDGVSGYYVTNTTNADVSYSSKKAKSVTLTGVSRTYFDVKKYKVVAGRRLEKSDYTQFSRYIMIDEVLAGKLFSTYDAALNNIIDVGGKQYRVVGVYKDPDAGSSAYGMNSGGNAILTNTQLASEFNVDEIGGVYVHIPDVINSSSSGKEAAKQLTKLSGAKEGHFKTFDLKKVIASANAQLAGITLFIGIIGGTSLLVGGIGVMNIMLVSVTERTREIGLRKALGATRQNILLQFLIESIMLTLIGGIIGLVLAYGLVGLLGNSEGLVNQIGKPIIAFRTVLTSILFAVFVGIVFGILPANKASKLDPIEALRYE encoded by the coding sequence ATGCAAAATTGGAAATTCGCCCTTGGTTCAATCATGGGGCACAAGATGCGCTCCTTTCTGACAATGTTGGGGGTTATCATCGGAGTGGCGTCAGTGTCAGTTGTTATGGCCATCGGGACAGGCATGCGAAATTTTATTGGCGACCAAATTAGTAAATATCAGCATGATGTCCAAATCTATTATTCTTCTGATGAGGATCAATATCAAGATGAAGGTTTTGGAACTGATTCAGCTAGTAAGAATGCTCCAAAAATTAAAGAAGAATGGCTTCAAACAATATCAAAAAATGTTGATGGTGTCAGTGGATACTATGTAACGAATACGACTAATGCCGATGTTTCTTATAGCAGTAAAAAAGCAAAATCAGTAACTCTGACAGGAGTTAGCAGGACATATTTTGATGTAAAAAAATATAAGGTTGTTGCTGGTAGGCGTTTAGAAAAATCTGATTATACGCAATTTTCTCGTTACATCATGATTGATGAAGTTTTAGCTGGGAAACTATTTTCAACTTACGATGCTGCTCTTAATAATATTATTGACGTTGGTGGGAAACAATATCGAGTTGTAGGTGTTTATAAAGATCCCGATGCGGGTTCATCTGCTTATGGAATGAATTCAGGTGGTAATGCTATTTTGACTAATACTCAGTTAGCTTCAGAATTTAATGTTGATGAAATTGGCGGTGTTTATGTTCACATACCTGATGTTATTAATTCTTCATCATCTGGTAAAGAAGCAGCTAAACAACTGACCAAGCTGTCAGGTGCTAAGGAGGGTCACTTTAAGACTTTTGATCTCAAGAAGGTTATTGCCAGTGCTAATGCTCAGTTGGCCGGAATTACTTTGTTTATTGGGATTATTGGCGGAACCTCTCTTCTAGTAGGTGGTATTGGTGTCATGAATATTATGCTGGTATCTGTAACTGAACGGACACGAGAAATAGGGCTGCGTAAGGCACTGGGGGCTACGCGTCAGAATATCTTGCTTCAATTTTTGATAGAATCTATTATGTTAACATTGATTGGTGGTATAATCGGACTTGTTCTAGCCTATGGCTTAGTTGGTCTATTAGGAAATTCAGAAGGCCTAGTCAATCAAATAGGTAAGCCTATTATTGCTTTTAGGACTGTATTAACAAGTATCTTATTTGCGGTATTTGTCGGTATTGTCTTTGGAATCCTGCCGGCTAACAAGGCCAGCAAGCTGGATCCGATTGAAGCACTGCGTTATGAATAG
- a CDS encoding InlB B-repeat-containing protein has product MKHSIKEKQRFSIRKRKHIGAGSVLLGLTLLMMSLGGGQVQSDDVSGEGSSSSAAQVTENPVAGPAASPTEDNQSTSDVATSQPEKPDSEDGKTRTVTITYTVVYVNGAGQEIYRTTKTKTITIEGDSPASLTVTEDGSADLANPALVNYELAAGPTSQVVTENADNTVTVQVKEKTAEENKVTEANSDQTSESATVPASVSNVNDEKQTVSADQTPAAQSEAASNQLGNPSDATEVAKPAVELSPEESQPLIRDLLRASMVAANSLDDAVTVPGNTADAETPSDPEEVADILGTGISKVNFYNENELVSTQYVKSGDYLLEPNVPESGDKAFKGWLYNGQILDFTKPVDFPVGQEVTVTANYSDTVRVTFKNDEGIIVSVKEIPTGTRTNANDVAILSPKDSFIFSHWSTSPNGSDVFDFSTPINRDTTLYAVIKNQKTISFDSNGRTPVNNVYVDSGSLADNLGSLPVPTRQGYNFKGWMDSKTGQDVDETTDVTRDYRLQAQWEAKTDTPYMVVHWIENPTGQREVNGIQYTVGTITNETGRTDDPATYTKPDFFSAYTLSDYQPEVGVVKISGDGQATLNVYYERRKYDLTLDNFGDD; this is encoded by the coding sequence ATGAAACATTCTATTAAGGAAAAACAGCGTTTTTCTATCAGAAAGCGGAAACACATCGGAGCGGGCTCAGTTCTTTTGGGCCTGACCTTACTGATGATGTCTCTGGGAGGGGGACAGGTTCAGTCAGATGATGTGAGTGGGGAAGGTAGTTCTAGCTCTGCTGCTCAAGTTACAGAGAATCCTGTGGCTGGTCCAGCTGCTAGTCCTACTGAGGATAATCAGTCTACTTCCGATGTTGCCACTAGCCAACCAGAGAAGCCAGATTCTGAAGATGGTAAGACCAGAACGGTGACGATTACCTATACTGTAGTTTATGTCAATGGGGCGGGTCAGGAAATTTATCGTACAACCAAGACTAAGACAATTACAATTGAGGGAGATAGTCCTGCTAGCCTGACGGTTACGGAGGATGGTTCGGCAGATTTGGCTAACCCTGCTTTGGTCAATTATGAATTAGCGGCTGGTCCAACTAGTCAAGTTGTTACTGAGAATGCTGACAATACTGTAACTGTACAGGTGAAGGAAAAGACAGCAGAGGAAAATAAGGTGACGGAAGCCAACTCTGACCAGACTTCAGAGTCTGCGACAGTGCCTGCCTCGGTATCTAATGTTAATGATGAGAAGCAAACAGTATCTGCAGACCAAACGCCTGCAGCACAGAGTGAAGCTGCCTCAAATCAGTTAGGAAATCCATCAGATGCAACAGAAGTGGCTAAACCGGCTGTTGAACTAAGTCCTGAGGAAAGTCAGCCCCTAATTCGTGATTTGCTGCGAGCTTCTATGGTTGCTGCTAATAGCCTTGATGATGCGGTAACGGTCCCGGGAAATACAGCGGATGCTGAAACACCATCAGATCCAGAGGAGGTTGCTGATATTTTAGGAACTGGCATTAGCAAGGTTAATTTCTACAATGAGAATGAACTGGTTTCAACACAGTACGTTAAATCAGGGGATTACCTCTTGGAACCAAATGTTCCCGAATCAGGGGATAAGGCTTTTAAGGGCTGGCTTTATAATGGGCAAATTTTAGATTTTACTAAACCAGTGGATTTTCCAGTTGGTCAAGAAGTCACTGTTACAGCCAATTATTCGGATACTGTTCGTGTAACTTTCAAAAATGATGAAGGGATTATTGTTTCTGTTAAGGAAATTCCAACAGGGACAAGGACTAACGCTAATGATGTAGCTATTTTGTCGCCTAAGGACTCCTTTATCTTTTCACATTGGTCAACGTCACCTAATGGCAGTGATGTTTTTGATTTTTCAACCCCAATTAATAGAGATACCACCCTTTACGCCGTGATTAAGAATCAAAAAACGATTTCCTTTGATTCTAACGGGCGGACACCTGTTAATAATGTCTATGTTGATTCGGGAAGTTTAGCTGATAATCTAGGCAGTCTGCCTGTACCAACGCGTCAAGGGTACAATTTTAAAGGTTGGATGGATAGCAAGACTGGTCAGGATGTTGATGAGACGACCGATGTTACCCGTGACTATCGTCTGCAAGCGCAATGGGAGGCTAAAACTGATACACCTTACATGGTTGTCCATTGGATTGAAAATCCGACCGGTCAGCGTGAGGTGAATGGTATTCAATATACGGTCGGGACGATTACTAATGAAACCGGAAGGACTGATGATCCGGCTACTTATACAAAGCCAGATTTCTTTTCTGCCTATACCTTATCAGACTACCAGCCTGAAGTAGGTGTGGTTAAGATAAGTGGAGATGGTCAAGCCACTCTTAATGTCTACTATGAGCGCCGTAAGTATGATCTTACGTTAGATAACTTTGGGGATGACTAA
- a CDS encoding IS30 family transposase, with product MQNYYTPKSKHLTLTERRIIERWLQEGLSNREIARRLAKAPQTIHNEVKRGQVRQQVRKGKFEVIYSADFAQKAYQNNRKRSVKQVSLTKGLKEKITHYIKQKYSPEMIVKAKGLPVPISTIYYWIHHGHLGLTKADMLYPRKEKTKKKHASPNFKPAGKSIEERPESINKRENVGDFEIDTVIQTRAKNECLLTLTDRKSRYQIIRLIPDKSTSSVNQALKAILRDYQINSITADNGAEFSRLAEVFDPAHIYYAHPYSSWERGTNENHNRLIRRWLPKGSKNATQQQVAFIENWINNYPKKLFNYKSPKEFLQTG from the coding sequence ATGCAAAACTATTATACACCAAAAAGTAAACATTTGACACTAACTGAACGTAGAATAATTGAACGTTGGCTTCAAGAAGGGCTCTCAAATCGTGAAATCGCTAGGAGATTGGCTAAAGCTCCTCAAACCATTCACAACGAAGTCAAACGTGGTCAGGTTAGACAACAAGTGCGTAAAGGAAAATTTGAGGTGATCTACTCAGCTGACTTCGCCCAAAAAGCCTATCAAAACAATCGTAAACGTTCTGTTAAACAAGTCTCCCTGACCAAGGGACTCAAAGAAAAGATAACTCACTACATCAAACAGAAATATTCTCCTGAGATGATAGTAAAGGCAAAAGGATTACCTGTTCCCATCTCCACTATTTACTACTGGATTCATCATGGACACTTAGGATTGACTAAAGCTGACATGCTTTATCCTCGCAAGGAGAAAACTAAGAAAAAGCATGCCAGTCCCAACTTTAAGCCAGCTGGAAAGTCTATCGAGGAACGACCAGAAAGCATTAACAAGCGTGAGAATGTTGGTGATTTTGAAATTGATACGGTTATTCAAACTCGGGCAAAAAACGAGTGCCTGTTGACTCTAACGGATAGAAAGAGTCGTTATCAAATCATTCGACTCATTCCCGATAAGTCCACGTCTTCAGTCAATCAAGCTCTGAAAGCAATCCTCAGGGATTATCAAATTAACTCTATCACAGCTGATAACGGGGCTGAATTCAGTCGTTTAGCAGAAGTTTTTGACCCTGCTCATATCTACTATGCCCACCCCTATTCTTCTTGGGAGCGTGGAACTAATGAGAATCATAATAGACTCATCCGGCGCTGGTTGCCTAAGGGAAGCAAAAATGCGACTCAACAACAAGTCGCATTTATTGAAAACTGGATTAACAACTATCCAAAGAAACTATTCAATTATAAATCTCCTAAAGAGTTTTTACAGACTGGCTAA
- a CDS encoding putative Ig domain-containing protein has product MANFILELSNFGDVAVYQVKWGEPLTQYLENKGVPSWSMYNRISPGGSLLARTNYPMPAMDTTIRATGKRFSARPIMYYIDIDTGETFYQQQINSNVGATLNLSSNVEGYDFINFAGQPQGVRQFIVSDSDIWVYFKKKAYNVAFITDSDIPDSHTMVPYKSSVTTLVPTNMTPYVTKKTDEHGINYVFTGWYDNAATSGNPVDFSNVTVPAGGLVYYAGWTKEYVEVTVHRDTTLDKDDKDKYVLLVSSGNNVLNTDNKYAQVDADGHSKKDENNSPIVDNSKTFNGKLDVNDKTNYDGTTLEPIWYKLVNGRLEKANLADEIIDPGTILVPVWEYKTKTVVYNANGGSQPPATEDLEFMRNVIIAEQGEMAAPSQEYVFTGWNTQANGSGKTYRPKDLLGFNQFSGDSLTLYAQWRKNPDYDFATVTYNPNGGNGSVVSKHHKTNSPIYIRNQGYSRPGYNLIGWSTKEGAKEGDEQYATGAKIPVNNQTLYAVWTEKLAADVVNPNILTDKTDAGDKVVVTPNKENAMMRPSAVANGLSVDSNGHLVGQADVKDWSGNQDEERNFNLSVTIVLQVTRPNGNSTNETITVNVPVTIQRDTDGDSIPDVDDSDDDNDGLPDDKDKNPKSKDAEGPVITADDKTVTEKTPFEVPISVTDNDDPDAKVTDVSGLPEGVTYDSNSGKISGSAGQESWTGDSDEVHTYPVTLKATDGSGNESTKEITITVQRDSDGDGEPDVTDPDDDNDGLPDDKDNSPKSKDTEGPVITADDKTVTEKTPFEVPISVTDNDDPDAKVTDVSGLPEGVMYDSDSGKISGSADQETWNDDSDEVHTYPVMLKATDGSGNESTKEITIMVQRDTDSDGTPDVDDSDDDNDGLPDNKDKHPKDQDTEAPVGNTSVEKALRPNDTAQSHHVINRSSSETNLPKTGDSNNYLPLVGVFFLLSALTFFATGKRKEDDEEEDVF; this is encoded by the coding sequence GTGGCTAACTTCATTTTAGAACTTTCCAACTTTGGGGATGTTGCTGTTTATCAGGTGAAATGGGGAGAACCCTTGACACAGTATCTGGAGAATAAGGGTGTGCCTTCTTGGAGTATGTACAATCGTATTAGTCCAGGAGGAAGTCTCCTAGCTCGGACCAATTATCCAATGCCGGCCATGGATACTACAATTAGAGCGACTGGTAAAAGGTTTTCAGCCCGTCCTATCATGTACTATATTGATATAGATACAGGGGAAACCTTCTATCAGCAGCAAATTAATTCTAATGTCGGGGCGACTTTAAATCTGTCATCAAATGTGGAAGGTTATGACTTTATTAATTTTGCTGGTCAGCCACAGGGGGTCCGACAATTTATTGTTAGCGATAGCGATATTTGGGTTTATTTTAAAAAGAAGGCCTATAATGTGGCCTTCATCACCGACAGTGATATCCCAGACAGTCATACCATGGTTCCTTATAAATCTAGTGTGACCACTTTGGTTCCAACAAATATGACTCCTTATGTCACTAAAAAGACTGATGAACATGGTATTAATTATGTCTTTACTGGATGGTATGACAATGCGGCAACCAGTGGTAATCCTGTTGATTTTTCTAATGTAACGGTACCTGCTGGTGGTTTGGTTTATTATGCTGGCTGGACTAAGGAATATGTTGAAGTGACGGTTCATCGTGATACTACTCTGGATAAGGATGACAAGGATAAATATGTTCTTTTGGTCAGCTCGGGTAATAATGTTTTAAACACCGATAACAAATATGCCCAAGTAGATGCTGATGGTCATTCGAAAAAGGATGAAAATAATAGTCCGATTGTTGACAATAGCAAGACCTTTAACGGTAAGTTGGACGTTAACGATAAGACTAATTATGATGGAACAACTCTAGAGCCAATTTGGTACAAATTGGTGAATGGCCGTTTGGAAAAAGCTAACTTAGCTGATGAAATTATCGATCCTGGTACAATTTTGGTGCCAGTCTGGGAATACAAGACAAAGACGGTTGTCTACAATGCTAATGGCGGCAGCCAACCACCTGCAACTGAAGATCTGGAGTTCATGCGGAATGTTATTATTGCTGAACAAGGTGAGATGGCTGCTCCAAGCCAAGAGTATGTCTTTACGGGCTGGAATACACAGGCAAATGGTAGCGGTAAGACCTACCGTCCAAAAGATCTTCTTGGCTTCAACCAATTTTCTGGAGACAGTTTGACCCTTTATGCACAATGGCGTAAAAACCCAGACTATGATTTTGCAACGGTAACTTATAATCCTAATGGGGGCAATGGTTCGGTTGTTAGTAAACATCACAAGACAAATAGTCCCATTTATATTCGAAATCAAGGCTATTCCCGCCCCGGTTATAACCTCATTGGTTGGTCAACCAAGGAAGGAGCCAAAGAAGGGGATGAGCAATATGCGACTGGTGCCAAGATCCCAGTTAATAATCAGACGCTTTATGCAGTTTGGACCGAAAAGCTGGCTGCTGATGTGGTAAATCCTAATATCCTCACTGATAAAACCGATGCTGGAGATAAGGTGGTTGTAACTCCTAATAAAGAAAATGCCATGATGAGGCCAAGTGCAGTGGCCAATGGTTTGTCGGTAGATAGCAATGGTCATCTTGTTGGTCAGGCTGATGTTAAGGATTGGAGCGGTAATCAAGATGAAGAGCGAAACTTTAATCTTTCTGTTACGATAGTCTTGCAAGTTACACGTCCAAATGGTAATTCCACTAATGAAACCATTACTGTCAATGTCCCTGTTACCATTCAGCGCGATACGGATGGCGATAGTATCCCTGATGTCGATGATTCGGATGATGATAACGATGGTCTTCCAGACGATAAGGATAAAAATCCAAAGTCGAAAGATGCCGAAGGTCCAGTTATCACAGCTGACGATAAGACAGTCACAGAGAAAACCCCGTTTGAAGTACCTATATCTGTCACGGATAATGATGATCCAGACGCTAAAGTAACAGACGTTTCAGGTTTGCCAGAAGGTGTGACATACGATTCAAATAGTGGTAAGATTTCTGGCTCTGCAGGCCAAGAATCTTGGACTGGTGATTCCGATGAAGTTCACACTTATCCAGTAACGCTCAAAGCCACTGATGGTTCCGGCAATGAAAGTACTAAAGAAATCACCATTACGGTACAACGTGACAGTGATGGTGATGGAGAGCCAGATGTGACTGATCCAGATGATGATAATGACGGACTTCCAGATGATAAGGATAATAGTCCAAAATCGAAGGATACTGAAGGTCCAGTTATCACAGCTGACGATAAGACAGTCACAGAGAAAACCCCGTTTGAAGTACCTATATCTGTCACGGATAATGATGATCCAGACGCTAAAGTAACAGACGTTTCAGGTTTGCCAGAAGGTGTGATGTATGATTCGGACAGTGGCAAGATTTCAGGTTCTGCGGACCAAGAAACTTGGAACGATGATTCTGATGAAGTGCATACTTACCCAGTAATGCTCAAAGCCACTGATGGTTCTGGTAACGAAAGCACTAAAGAAATCACCATTATGGTACAACGTGATACGGACAGCGATGGCACACCTGATGTCGATGACTCGGATGATGATAACGACGGCCTCCCAGATAACAAGGATAAGCATCCGAAAGACCAGGATACTGAAGCTCCTGTTGGCAATACAAGTGTTGAGAAGGCTCTTAGACCAAATGACACTGCTCAGTCGCATCACGTTATCAATCGGTCTTCTTCGGAAACGAACTTGCCTAAGACGGGAGACTCGAATAATTATTTACCTTTAGTGGGTGTTTTCTTCTTGCTGTCAGCTTTAACATTCTTTGCTACCGGAAAAAGAAAAGAAGATGATGAGGAGGAGGATGTATTTTAA
- a CDS encoding PTS sugar transporter subunit IIC: protein MKDTHFKRSLRFRHQLYQSFSDVFPFAMIYAWLAICQNLFVSENSFLAETCQWDFYLQEWWLFLSQTLGNALRFLMLFITAYFVASFIRHYLSFINREFYLTSLLGFFVTWLFLARMGQGLDLLGPSQPFWLLLLVIAFVFILGIKIWAFKSSALTYTGLGGVLIVICLGSNLLKRFPSFKPEYLLQMGFSNWLGDGPSHLWQVLLWSLFAIFMLIFGFLVPNALLHPYTELTVVGNNLDAALSQATDKIPHLFTLYTLKDSFAMFGGIGLLLALLLAVLIESRRRSGSHYHQLALWTLVPVIFDQNLPFLLGLPVILQPILLLPMILTTLLAEGLGALCLQMGWLNPAVYTVPNGTPSLLFGFLASNGDWRYLLVTALILILAVLAYLPFVRLILKRESQAAEWLEGED from the coding sequence ATGAAAGATACTCATTTTAAGCGTTCTCTGAGATTTAGACACCAACTTTATCAGAGCTTCAGTGATGTTTTTCCTTTTGCGATGATTTATGCTTGGCTGGCTATCTGTCAAAATCTTTTTGTTTCAGAAAATTCCTTTTTGGCAGAAACCTGCCAATGGGATTTTTATCTGCAGGAGTGGTGGCTGTTTTTATCTCAGACACTGGGGAATGCTTTGCGGTTCTTGATGCTTTTTATAACAGCCTATTTTGTGGCTAGCTTTATTAGACACTATTTAAGCTTTATCAATCGGGAATTCTACCTGACTAGTCTATTAGGCTTTTTTGTCACTTGGCTCTTTCTAGCTCGGATGGGGCAGGGACTGGATCTCCTCGGTCCCAGTCAGCCATTTTGGTTGCTTTTGTTAGTTATTGCTTTTGTGTTTATCCTTGGTATTAAAATATGGGCTTTTAAATCTTCAGCCCTGACTTATACAGGCTTAGGAGGAGTGCTTATCGTGATTTGTCTTGGTTCCAATCTCTTGAAGCGCTTTCCCAGCTTTAAACCGGAATATCTCTTGCAGATGGGCTTTTCGAATTGGTTGGGGGACGGTCCTAGTCACTTGTGGCAGGTCTTACTCTGGTCTTTATTTGCGATTTTTATGCTAATCTTTGGCTTTCTGGTTCCTAATGCCCTCCTGCATCCTTATACTGAATTAACAGTTGTAGGGAATAATCTCGATGCGGCTCTAAGTCAGGCAACTGACAAGATTCCCCACCTTTTTACCCTTTATACCTTAAAGGATAGTTTTGCTATGTTTGGCGGGATTGGCCTCCTTTTGGCCCTCTTACTTGCTGTGTTGATTGAAAGTCGTCGAAGGTCCGGCTCACACTACCATCAATTAGCGCTGTGGACTCTTGTTCCTGTAATTTTTGATCAAAATCTTCCCTTCCTTTTAGGGCTGCCAGTTATCTTGCAACCTATTTTATTGCTTCCTATGATTTTGACAACTCTTTTAGCAGAAGGCTTAGGTGCCCTTTGCTTACAAATGGGTTGGTTAAATCCGGCGGTTTACACAGTCCCCAATGGTACTCCCAGTCTGCTCTTCGGTTTTTTGGCATCCAATGGGGATTGGCGTTACCTCTTGGTCACTGCCTTGATCTTGATTCTGGCAGTATTGGCCTACTTACCCTTTGTCAGACTTATCTTGAAAAGAGAGTCTCAAGCTGCTGAATGGCTGGAAGGAGAAGACTAA
- a CDS encoding alpha/beta hydrolase: MKKHLKSLAFSLVALLLIVMTILGKAYVNEVTRHKTKLYNSQMIPTILVPGSDATQERFNGLLVSLNERGQSHSILKLTVKKDASITYSGKLNSKDRRPFIVIAFENNQDGYTNIKKQSEWLDLAMETLQDRYKFKRFNAIGHSNGGLNWTIFLEKYYSKEDFQMETLLTIATPYNFEETNISNKTQMLKDLTAAKELIPENLTVYNLAGTTSYDGDKIVPFTSVETGKYIFQKTAKHYTQVTVSGDEASHSDLPSNPEVIQYIAEKIVIDRPDRPVKPDR, translated from the coding sequence ATGAAAAAGCACCTGAAATCTCTGGCCTTTTCTCTCGTTGCTCTTCTTTTAATAGTCATGACAATTTTGGGAAAAGCCTATGTTAATGAAGTAACCAGACACAAGACCAAGCTTTATAATTCACAAATGATCCCAACGATTTTAGTACCAGGTTCAGATGCTACTCAAGAGCGTTTCAATGGACTGTTAGTTAGTCTGAATGAGCGTGGTCAAAGTCATAGTATTCTAAAACTAACTGTTAAAAAGGATGCTTCCATCACTTATTCTGGCAAACTCAACAGCAAGGACCGACGTCCGTTTATTGTTATTGCTTTTGAAAATAATCAGGACGGCTACACCAATATTAAGAAGCAGTCAGAGTGGCTTGACTTGGCCATGGAAACCCTGCAGGATAGGTATAAGTTCAAGCGTTTTAATGCTATTGGCCATTCTAATGGCGGACTCAACTGGACTATTTTTCTTGAGAAGTATTACAGCAAGGAGGATTTCCAAATGGAAACCCTGCTGACGATTGCCACTCCTTATAATTTTGAAGAAACTAATATTTCCAACAAGACTCAAATGCTTAAAGATTTGACGGCCGCAAAAGAACTGATTCCAGAAAATTTGACGGTTTATAATCTTGCAGGTACGACGTCTTATGATGGGGATAAAATTGTCCCTTTTACAAGTGTAGAGACTGGGAAATACATCTTTCAAAAGACGGCTAAGCACTATACTCAGGTAACGGTATCAGGAGATGAGGCTAGCCATTCTGATCTGCCTAGCAATCCCGAAGTCATTCAATATATTGCTGAAAAAATTGTGATTGATCGCCCAGATAGGCCAGTCAAGCCTGACCGTTAA
- the rpsP gene encoding 30S ribosomal protein S16 has product MSVKIRLTRMGSKKKPFYRINVADSRAPRDGRFIETVGTYNPLVAENQVTLKEDRILDWMSKGAQPSDTVRNILSREGVMKKFHDSKYSK; this is encoded by the coding sequence ATGTCAGTAAAAATTCGTTTGACTCGCATGGGTTCTAAGAAGAAACCTTTCTACCGTATCAATGTTGCCGACTCACGTGCACCGCGTGATGGCCGTTTTATCGAAACTGTTGGTACTTACAATCCATTGGTTGCTGAAAACCAAGTAACTTTAAAGGAAGACCGTATCCTTGACTGGATGTCTAAAGGGGCTCAACCTTCTGATACTGTTCGTAATATCCTTTCACGTGAAGGCGTTATGAAGAAATTCCACGATTCTAAATACTCAAAATAA
- a CDS encoding KH domain-containing protein, producing the protein MDTIENLIIAIVKPLISKPDSFSIKIEDGPEFMEYHLDLDPQDIGRIIGKKGRTITAIRSIVYSVPVETKKVRIIIDEK; encoded by the coding sequence ATGGATACCATTGAAAATCTTATTATCGCTATCGTAAAACCTTTGATTTCAAAGCCCGATAGCTTCAGCATCAAAATTGAAGATGGTCCTGAATTTATGGAGTACCATCTGGATTTGGACCCTCAGGATATTGGTCGGATTATCGGCAAAAAAGGTCGAACTATCACAGCGATAAGGTCGATTGTCTATTCGGTACCCGTTGAGACCAAAAAAGTTAGAATCATTATCGATGAAAAGTAG
- the rimM gene encoding ribosome maturation factor RimM (Essential for efficient processing of 16S rRNA) — protein sequence MNYYKVGTIVNTQGLQGEMRVLSVTDFAEERFKKGSQLALFDDKDQLVQVVTIASHRKHKNFDIIKFKDMYHINAIEKFKGCTLKVAEENLADLAEGEFYYHQIIGLPVYENNQQIGLIKEILQPGANDVWVVKRKSKRDLLLPYIPSVVKKVDLANQRVEVELLEGLDDDED from the coding sequence ATGAACTATTATAAAGTTGGGACTATTGTTAATACTCAGGGGCTTCAAGGAGAGATGCGAGTCCTATCGGTAACTGATTTTGCGGAAGAGCGATTCAAAAAAGGGAGTCAGTTGGCTCTTTTCGATGATAAGGATCAGCTTGTTCAAGTGGTAACCATTGCCAGCCATCGTAAGCATAAAAATTTTGATATCATCAAGTTCAAAGATATGTACCATATCAATGCTATTGAAAAATTTAAAGGCTGCACTCTTAAAGTAGCGGAGGAAAATTTGGCAGATTTGGCTGAAGGTGAATTTTATTATCACCAAATTATTGGCCTGCCCGTCTATGAGAACAATCAGCAGATCGGCCTTATTAAAGAAATTCTTCAACCCGGAGCCAATGATGTCTGGGTGGTTAAGCGAAAAAGCAAACGGGACTTACTCTTGCCCTATATTCCATCGGTGGTTAAGAAGGTTGATTTGGCCAATCAACGTGTTGAGGTTGAGCTTTTAGAAGGGTTAGATGACGATGAAGATTGA